acctTTCATAACCAACACTTCCCAATAGTGGATGTTTTTTTGGAAACAcaacattttcattatttttcaatgggAAACCCCCTAATAGTGAACACCTATTTTAatcttaacttaaaaatactgaCATAACGACGacagaaaaatacattattatagtaataaaaataacaacgaaCCCGttcaaaaactgatttttcaCACTAAATtgattactatttatacattatgcatttaaacatttttttttatatttatctaataatgtattaatagcGTTatgatattagataataatattataatttattttaacctaacctatattttattcttttaccctttttgaatttcaaaaatgtacccTCTCTAAATACTGCACACAATTTTTGTGACTTGAGTGTCCACTATCTAGAGGTTTCATTGTACTTGGTTTATTGTAGTGTGGGTAATTTCTTTCAAAACACTTTTTTCCTAATCTGTTATTCATAATCTATAGGACTTTCAACATCGATGGTTCTTACAACTTAAAAAAGAGCattaaacaatgaataaatattaataaacatgatTTAAGGCTTATGTCAGGGGCATATCCAGGAATTTTTCTAAAGGAGTCCACATTGTTTTAACATGTAAAAAGTATCACACAATCAGTGGTTTGCTACTAAGAagtataatttctattttcaaaGTGGGAGAGGTCCTGACCCAGAACCCCCTTCTTGAGTACGTCCTGTGcacatgtaattaaaaatgattatattaaaatttacttatgtTGGGTAACATAAGCAGTTACCTATATtcctatacaaaaataaaataataccgaATATTGGAATGAAAAACAATTgcacaattattgtattactttaTCAGTTTAAACTGATGAAAGGCCTGTAACTTTGACTTAATGAAAAGCAaagtttctatattttatggaaattataaataacttgtaatacctatttttgttatattataactcaaTAACTGTAACTAATAAGAAAGTTTgaacaatttacatatttttacacaattcaccagattttttttatcaatttttagatACAAGTGTAGACTAAAATGTTAAGCTTAGAagtaacaaacaaaaaatataaataatttaaatgtataaaatatatctggtTTATGTTGATTTTGTAGAATATGAATACTAAAACAACTAACATTACTTATTTTGTATGCAGAATAAATGATTCTTAACTACATATAATAAGAGCtaggtacaaattatattcaatttaatttattgttgattattcatttaaaatagaaatagtttagaaaacatttacaatataattttctatgatattcaattttcttagcttacatattacaattgaggaatgtaacaaaaataaactgtgTAATGTAAAATCTATAAGATAAtcgattttactatattaatgaTGGAATAAACGCAAGTTTGTATGAGTCAACACAATGTTTTGTTCATTGCAGTAATTGATAACTTCTTGATCATTTGTTGAACCAGATGGGCAAGCTACATATTCAACTCCGctctaaatacaattttaaaataaaaatatagatattatagtttagCAAAAACTTTtacaactatttaatatacctgAACAGCTCTTTCAATGTTATCACTGAATGGGAAAAACGCATCTGATGACAGTACAACTCCTTTTAATTTAGCAGCCCAGGCTTGTCTCTCTTCGGAAGTAAGCTCAGCAGGAACTTCATCAAACAAACTTTCCCATCTAGTACGTGAAAGGCCATTTCCAATAGTTTTACCAATGTAATCATCAATCGCATTTGCTATCTGAGCTCTTTTAACcgactttttaaatttcatatttaaaacatatggaTGTTGCCTCAACCACCTACAAATCAATCAAAGcagatcaaaatattattcatttcaaaTACACtgcaatgtaatttaaattaccaattaTCAGCTTTATCACCAGCTAGTCTAGTACAGTGTATCCTGGATTGTTGTCCAGCTCCAATTCCTATAGCTTGACCATTGAAAGCATAACACACTGAATTACTTTGTGTGTATTTCAATGTTACAGTAGCAAGAATCAAATCACGTTTAGCTGCTTCTGTCATCTAGACAAACATAAATATCCAACttcttataaaaacaaacacacagtaatatattttaataaaataatgatgaacATACATCTTGTCTTTTAGTTACAATATTGGTAAAAAgattttcatcaatttttccATCATTACGTCTTTGTTCTAAGGTCATTCCAAACAAAACTTTACGCTCTACAGGCTTAGGTGTATAATTTGAATCAATTTGCAATACACAgtaatttccatttttttttttttaagtaaatttaaagctTCATCACTATATCCAGGTGCAATTATACCATCagaaacctaaaaaaaaaaacattacaattcaatcataaatgtaatcgtattattttacacagtaACTTACTTctctagaaataattttagcaGTAACTAAATCACAAGAATGTGATAAAGCAATAAAATCTCCATAGGAAGACATTCGGTCAGCTCCTCTTGCTCGAGCATAAGCAGATCCAAGCGGCGTCATAATTTCAAGTAAATCACTCACCATACATAATGAAgcctaagaaaaatattttatagttggaaataaaatgatttaaagccaaaaaactattttacttCAATTTCATTTAATGGTATGCCTAAAGCAGCTCCAGCTGGACTGACATGTTTAAAAGATGTAGCAGCTGGAAGACCAGTTACCTCTTTAAGTTCTTTAACCAACTGCCAACTATTAAAGGCATCACATAAATTGATGTATCCCGGAGAAccattaattactaaaaaattgaacaataaCATATCAATTACTTTACTAAATGgtaaaagtgtataatattaaataatatttattactatagattgtaaatttttttcaagtctacaattattttaattaattagaaactgattttaaacctaggatttataatactattattttgattttatttattaatttgtatgtgtttgtgtaataatgtgtttaataccaaatttaaaataaataaaaattacatatttcaaactaacttaaagtaaatatatgtaccaataaaattataaaattatactatgaaGCAGCGGTGGCTCAAAGGGGGTAAATTTTAATCACAtgattcacaaaaatattaatgggtGGGTAGGCTGGACCATTTTTAAAGGttgataattcaattataattaatataatataatataatatatagtcttaACTGTGTACTCATATATactctaattttatatttagggtAGAATTTATTAGGTCTTTAGGAAGAGATTTgatgagcaaaaaaaaaaaaaagatcctAAGCttcaaagaataattatttaaaaataatccataTTATCCGATTTTAGGGTGGGTGGTAgtgatgtaaaaatattaaatgtgatacgagaaaaaaaaatttacgtcGCCACTGATATGAAGTattgcaaataaattaatgtctcCATTTTAcggatttaaatgaaatacattacaatcaattttaataaataatttttatagacattgaaaatatactaactaaacttattaataaccaaatttagattaatacttattttacataagctatacaatataccttttaatggtaattttaaatctgTAGTGAAAAGTTGTGCTGGACATTGGTGAGGATTCATGCCATATCTTAAATTCATTTGACTCTCACCACCCGCAAATTTCTTACGAAAATAATCTGATATACAATCATCATAAGTTGCTGTATGCGTAAATGCTTTCAACGCTAATTTTTTTCGAGTTTCTAAAAGTGTATCTTTATTCAATGATATTTCTTTGGATATTTCAAAATAGTCTGTAGGATCACAAAGTACTGTGACACGTTCATGATTTTTGGCAGCAGCTCTCAATAGTGTTACACCACCAATATCGATATTTTCAACAGCATCTTCAACATTAGTATCCGATTTGGCTATAACCTTTTCAAAcggatataaattacatactaCTACTTTTATGAGACTGTAATTGTTCTTCTGTAAATCTTCTTGATCAGCAGGTATTAAACGAgctaatatacctaaaatagAAGTGACATTCATATAAGTATTAGTacagacacaaaaattataaattttaaagtactttaatcataatttgtataggtatattaaagttACCTCCATGAATTGCTGGGTGTAAAGTTTTCACTCGACCCCCAAGTATTTCTGGTGCGCCAGTGAATTCAGAAACGCAAGTAACTGGTAATTTCGCGTCATTCTTTATAAAAGAAGCAGTTCCTCCACTTGCCAACAACTTAAAACCAGCTTCTACTAAGCTTTTTGCTAGATCTAATAATCCAGTTTTGTCCGATACACTAATAAGagctaaaaaaacataatgttaaataaataattttaattttattaaaagaataatataattgtaatagagCAATCTAGTTTAtgcaaagtaaataaattattgtctataACTATTgaaagtatacatatttaatgtaagttttgtaaaatgaaaaatgataaattaagttaaaaattgtaataacacCTACAATGTGATCACATTTAGGTACCAGTAGTTagttaaattcttaatttatatttgatacgtCTTGTTAGTGTTATGGGtaaccaattataatttttattccaaaaaaatgtattaaaatacattaacaagtatataaaatatataatttcattattaaagttCAGTTACCTAAGTTGTCAGTAGGTGCCATAGTTTcagaatatacctattttaataacaacgaaggttgaaattatttaaaagttccgACACTAACAGGTACTATTTGATAGTAGAAACACGTGTTGAATCATTCACTGAAATTGGCTCTGTGACGCTGTCTGCGGTTTATAGTCCGGTAGGAGGTAACACTAGCGCCACGCCGCACGCCGACACTAGCCTGGagctgatttattatattatcattattcatctTTCATTTATCAGAatagttatatgtattacGTTGGACCAAATACTATAGATTATCTAAAGTACTTGATTGGACGTTCAGTGGTTGATATTTGATAACCCCAAGAAAATTAGTCAAGATATGtttcacatatttatttattataattgccaATCAGTATAAATGATGCTGATttcgaaaaattatttcacaatCCATTTTCTGATGTCAAAaccatttatttcaattattaattaaaggactatggtattttatataataaaatacctattactatgtcgttttaattaattatcatcgaactatataatttacatttttaataactttataagcggggattaaactatattattatttattaattaattaagtccATGGTTAAAGAGTacgatattttatctattttaattttctatatttaaatactaaatagcataaaataatatatggttaCATCTCACATATTAACATAAGATATTAGAGTAATTCACCAGGTGGCAGGAATGATCACCcaaattttttcttaataataatataataatacgattattcaatttctaatttttgaaatatttaagcatGCTCATAGGATCACGGATTTTACACCGATTAAGGTATTTCATGTGCTGATACAAACTTCTTTAACTAAATTCAAACCAACCTGTTTTACTGTACATTTTGAAGCAAATGATGTTCAGctggaaaaaaattttaaatcgccGTAGGTACAGCTCAAATAGTACCTATGCGAAaacctaattataaaaaaataaagtaaaaattcataagtaaacattccaaaaatcagaatttgaaaaattcattatCAAATTCAAAAGTTATGGtgaacaatgatattatatttggtgAATCACCTTGTGgcttgtatagttatatattatacatttatacatatttaattattttaatattattcatctattctgtacatcgtatatattatatttatatatcatataggtaCCCATTATggcattatgtataatgtatataatatctatgattatagttataagttatagcgataacatattaaaatattatcatcaaaaattatgtaatatgaaacaatgaaacacattattatttattaggtatgagtgtatgtgtgtgtgtgtgacgcATTAGGCATCAACTATTATTCTTCTATACTATGATGCTAATACATTATGATCTTGTATTTTGTAGAATACAAAATGTTCTATGTTATAGTATTCTACGATATTTTATAGCACTGTTCTTTGTGCATtgacatacaattaaaaatgttgaaggtagagattaaatttattaattttttttagaaataattaacaattggtgtaaaaatattgttattaaattatgaactgtttattatttaatatgtataattaatattctatcaAGTTTAAATAGCACATTGTActtgtacatacatatatacagtggcgtattttgtatgttttttttttgggaggGGGGGGGTGTCtagataatataggtatatacttatttgcTAATTGGTTgcaatatttctgttttacaTCTACTACCACTCAGCTCATAATATACTCATCAAATAatgtaatgaaaatttttttatttatttgattaaaagtagtaatttgtatgtaatttaaatcatacaggtataaaatacctactgtaaacataattttaatttaaaaataaaagcaaataaaatattatatacttaatataataatataatattattaagatatatttatacacattagtTACTATCATCGGtcacaataatttactaattattactatatattttgtttgttacatTCGATACCAGTGATGCTATAAGAAtaacagttatataaataatttaaaatataataggataataagtacattgtttaaaactaaatttattttccttcCGAATTAGTttgtgatttaatataatattaaattagttaataacgaatcacatattattgtttgctaAAATCCCTTCAAAATTTAtcgacattaaatattaaatttttttttttgtttggaaGGTGTCCAGACACTGTGGACACCCCCAAAATACGCCACtgcatatatattgtatcttgtatgtaatacatacatactatgtatattgtatatagaatAGGAAGAAgaaattgtattgattaaCTTTTAGTGGTTAAGTCGATC
This sequence is a window from Rhopalosiphum maidis isolate BTI-1 chromosome 1, ASM367621v3, whole genome shotgun sequence. Protein-coding genes within it:
- the LOC113548104 gene encoding LOW QUALITY PROTEIN: bifunctional purine biosynthesis protein PURH (The sequence of the model RefSeq protein was modified relative to this genomic sequence to represent the inferred CDS: inserted 1 base in 1 codon) encodes the protein MAPTDNLALISVSDKTGLLDLAKSLVEAGFKLLASGGTASFIKNDAKLPVTCVSEFTGAPEILGGRVKTLHPAIHGGILARLIPADQEDLQKNNYSLIKVVVCNLYPFEKVIAKSDTNVEDAVENIDIGGVTLLRAAAKNHERVTVLCDPTDYFEISKEISLNKDTLLETRKKLALKAFTHTATYDDCISDYFRKKFAGGESQMNLRYGMNPHQCPAQLFTTDLKLPLKVINGSPGYINLCDAFNSWQLVKELKEVTGLPAATSFKHVSPAGAALGIPLNEIEASLCMVSDLLEIMTPLGSAYARARGADRMSSYGDFIALSHSCDLVTAKIISREVSDGIIAPGYSDEALNLLXKKKNGNYCVLQIDSNYTPKPVERKVLFGMTLEQRRNDGKIDENLFTNIVTKRQDMTEAAKRDLILATVTLKYTQSNSVCYAFNGQAIGIGAGQQSRIHCTRLAGDKADNWWLRQHPYVLNMKFKKSVKRAQIANAIDDYIGKTIGNGLSRTRWESLFDEVPAELTSEERQAWAAKLKGVVLSSDAFFPFSDNIERAVQSGVEYVACPSGSTNDQEVINYCNEQNIVLTHTNLRLFHH